The genomic stretch CAGTTGGGTTGGCACTCCTGCTCACATTCTTGCTGGAATCGCTGCTGCAACCCGCTACGTTTCCATTCTTCTATGCAGCTGTCGCCGTTAGTGCCTGGTCAGGCGGGATTGTGGCAGGTCTACTCGCAACCGCACTTTCAGCGATCGCCATCAACTATTTTTTTATCGCTCCAGCCTATTCCCTGGAACTTGCTAGCCTGGGGAATGTGGTGCAAATTGGATCGTTTGTATTGGTTACACTGCTTATTAGTTCTCTGAGTTCGGAGCTACGGACGGCAAAACAGCGGCTTGAACGAAGTCTCAAGAAAACGCAGGGCAGCGAAGAACGATTTCGACTTGCCCTCAGCAACCCGTCGATCGCCCTGTTTCATCAGGATCGAGATCTGCGCTATCAGTGGGTGCATAACCCGCAGGCATTAAAGCTGTCCGAAGAGATGGTGGGTAAAACCGATGCGGATCTATTTCCTCTGGCTGAAGCAGAATTGTTGGCACAGCATAAGCAGCAGGTGATGCAGTCTGGACGATCGGCACGGCAGGAAGTGTGCTTGACGCTCTACGGCTGTCAGCAGTGGTATGACCTGTTGACCGAACCCCTCTGGGACGGACAGCCAGATGGATCGCAAATTGTGGGGGTAAGCTGTGCTGTTTTTGATATCACGGAGCGCAAGCAGGCAGAACAGCAGGTGCAAACTCTGCATCGGCAAACTCAAGCACAGGCAGAGGTCTTGAATGGAATTCTGACTGCTTCGGTGGATCATATCTATGTGTTCGATCGCCTGGGTCACTATGTTCAGGTCAGCCAGGGAGGGGCGGCGGTTCTGGGCTTTCAGCCGGAGCAAATTTTGGGTCAAAGCTGGCGCGAGTTGGGATTGCCTGCCGAACTGATGGAACCCGTTGATGTGCAGCGGGAGCGGGTCATGCAAACCGGACAACCTCTCAAAGGCGAAACCAGCTTTTCTGCCCCCGACGGCACCCGGTATTACGAATATATTTTTACTCCGTTGCGGACTTCGCAGCAAACCCCTTCGCAGCAGACCCCTTCGCAGCAGACCATTGAGGGAGTTGTAGCGGTTTCTCGCGACATCACCGACCGCAAACGGATCGAAGCGGCATTACGGGAAAGCCAGGAACTGTTTCAAAGCTTTATGCAGAACAGTCCTGCAACGGCTTATATCAAAGATGAAGCAGGGCGATATGTCTATGTCAATCCGCTTTTGGAGCGTAGTTTTGGGCGATCGCTTGATGAATGGTTGGGCAAAACCGATTTTGATCTGTTTCCTGCCGAAGCCGCTCAGCAATGGCGCGATAACGATCTGCAAGTCTTGACAGAGGGGAAAACCCTGCAAGCGATCGAGGTGGCTCCCCAAAACGATGGAAACCACTATTATCTGTCGTTCAAATTCCCGCTGCAAAACTCTGCCGGACAACGATTGATGGCGGGAATGTCGATCGACGTAACTGAGCAAAACCGGGCGGAACAGGCACTCCGCGAAAGCGAACACCGCTATGCTCAAATCCTGAATTCTGTGCAGGACATGGTATTTTGCAAAGCTCCCGGTTCAAAGGTCGTTTATGCGAACAAAGCAACCTGCGACTATTACGGCATGACCCTGGAGGAGCTATGCGGCGTTACCGATGTACCGTGCAACGAATTGGATTTTACCCAGCAGTATTTGCAGGATGACCAGAGAGTCTTTGCCACCGGAGAGTCAGTCGAAGTTTTAGAAGAGCCAAACCGACGAGCAGACGGAGAAGTTTATTACTTCCACACAATTAAAACGCCAATCTTTGACACTCAGGGGAATGTGATTGAGCTGGTGGGGGTATCGCGTGACATCACCGAGCGCAAGCAAAAGGAGGCGGAACGAACACAGCTACTAGAACGGGAACAGCAGGCGAGAGCCGAAGCGGAACTTCAGCGAAGCTACCTCTATTCTCTGCTGATGCAGGCTCCTGCCCATATTTGTATTCATCGCGGAGCCGATCACGTTTTTGAATTTGCGAATCCGCTCTATGTGCAGCTCGTGGGTGGGCGAGAGGTGATGGGTCGTCCGGTGCGCGAAGTGTTTCCTGATCTGGAAGGACAGGGCTTTTTTGAGCTGCTCGATCGCGTCCTGGAAACCGGAGAGCCGTTTATCGGCAAAGAAGTGGCAGCCCAGTTCGATCGCCAGGGCAACGGCACGCTAGAGGAAGGGTTTTTCAATTTTGTCTATCAGCCGATGCGCGGCATGGACGGCAAACCTGAAGGCATTATGACCTTTGTGTTTGAAGTGACCGATCAGGTGGTGGCACGGCGGCAGGCAGAAATTTTAGCGGAGAATTTGCAGGCGCAGCAGCAGGCGTTGCGGGAGAGTGAAGCCCGCTTCCGTCACCTGGCGGATACTGCCCCGGTGCTGGTCTGGATGTCGGGTACAGATAAGCTCTGCAACTACTTCAACAAGCCCTGGCTCGACTTCACCGGACGCACGATGGAGCAGGAATTGGGGAACGGCTGGACAGAGGGAGTTCATCCCGACGATTTTCAGCATTGCCTGGAAATTTACACGGGTTCATTTGATGCCCGTCAGGAATTTAAGATGGAGTATCGCCTGCGGCGGTTTGATGGCGAATATCGCTGGGTGCTGGATCATGGTGTTCCGCGCTTCACCCCGGACGGCGAGTTTTTGGGCTATATCGGCTCCTGTATTGATATTCACGATCGCAAGCAGGCAGAGGATCAGATCCGCCGGATGAACGAGGAGCTAGAGTCTCGCGTCAAGCAGCGCACTGAGCAGCTCCAGGCGACGAACAAGGAACTGGAAGCCTTTTCCTACTCCGTCTCCCACGATTTACGCGCACCCCTACGGCACATTAATGGCTTTGTGGATCTGCTGCAAAAACGAATGGGCAAATCCACTGCGCTCGACGAAACCAGCCAGCGTTACCTGAAAACGATCGCTGATACGACCAAAGAAGCCGGGCGACTGGTGGATGATTTGCTGTCCTTCTCGCGCATGGGTCGAACCGAAATGCGCCTGACCACCCTCGATCTGAATCAGCTTCTTCACGAAGTGCGGCGAGATATGCAGCAGGATTTGGAGGGCAGAAGCATCGATTGGCAAATCGACCCGCTTCCTGTGGTTCAGGCTGACCCAACCATGATGCGACTGGTATTACGCAACCTGCTGGAAAACGCAGTCAAATATAGCCGTCTTCGCCGTCAGGCAACCATTCAAATCACCAGCACTCACACCGAAGAGGAGACGATCGTTTGTGTGCGGGATAATGGGGTGGGTTTCGATATGCAGTATGTTCATAAACTGTTTGGGGTGTTTCAACGGCTGCATACCAACGAGCAGTTTGAAGGAACGGGCATCGGCTTAGCCAATGTGCAGCGCATTATTCACCGGCATGGGGGTAAGGTCTGGGCAGAAGGAGAACTCGATCGCGGTGCTGCCTTTTATTTCTCCTTACCTAACACCCCACATCAGGAGGCGACATGGAACTAAAGCGGATTTTGCTGGTGGAAGATAGTGCCAGAGACATTGAGTTAATCCTGGCGGCTCTGGCAGAGAACTGTTTAGCGAATGAAGTGGTGGTGACGCGAGACGGGGAAGAAGCCCTGGATTATCTTTATCGGCGTGGAATTTACCGACTGCGGCGTGAGGGGCATCCGGGGGTTGTGCTGCTGGATTTGAAGCTGCCTAAAGTCGATGGGCTGGAAGTACTGGCAAAACTCAAGTCCGACCCGGAACTGAAAGCAGTACCCGTTGTCATTTTGACTTCTTCCCGCGAAGAAAAAGATTTAGTCAACAGCTACAACCTGAACACCAATGCCTATGTGGTCAAACCCGTCGATTTTCATGAGTTTGTTGAAGCGATTAAGGAGCTAGGGCTGTTTTGGGCAGTTGTCAACCAACCCCCTCCTGGTGCGCTTCCCCCGGCTCGCCCTGTCCCCCACGATTAAGCCTGCGATGACTCTACTTCGTTTTCTGTTGCTTGAAGATAGCGCGATCGATGCCGATCTCATCCAGGCAGTGTTGCTGGAGGGCGAGCCGGACTATGAACTGGTACAGGTGCAAACCCGGCAGGATTTTATTGCGGCGATCGCCCAGCATCATTTCGATCTCATCCTGGCAGACTATTCGTTGCCGTCCTTTGATGGATTTTCGGCGCTGCAAATTGCCCGTGAGCATTGTCCCGATGTGCCGTTTCTCTTTGTTTCGGGGACATTGGGCGAAGAAGTCGCCGTGGAAATGCTCAAAAGCGGCGCAACCGACTATGTGCTGAAACAGCGGCTAGAACGGCTGGTACCCTCGGTTCAGCGTGCCCTCAAGGAAGCAGAAGAACGAAAAGCTCGCAAACACGCCGAAGCGCGGCTAGTGAACTATGCGGATCGCCTGCAAATGCTGGCAGAAACCTCTCGCATCTTTGCAGAAGCCATTCTGGATTTTCAAACTCTGCTGGATACGGTCTGCCGCACGATCGGGGACTTGATTGGGGAAATCTGTATTCTGAAATTAGTCTCCGATGACGGACAGTGGCTCCAGATTCGCGCGATTCATCATCCCACGCTGGAAGCGATCGCTCTGTTGCAGCACTTGGGCAATGCGGTTCCCCAGCGCGTTAGTGAGGGGTTATCTGCTCAGGTTTTACAAACCCAGCAATCCCTGCGCTTTCCGGCGACAACTGCGGCAGAGCTACGCGCTTCTGTCATAGGAGATTCTCCCTATCTAGAGCAATTTGCCGTAAGCAGCCTGATGATTGCTCCGCTCCAGGTGCGTGGGCGCAGTATTGGCAGTCTGATTTTGCTTCGAGAGACCTCCGATCAGCCCTATACCCAAGACGATCAAATCTTCCTGCAAGACCTAGCCGATCGGGCAGCCCTGGCGATCGATAATGCCCACCTTTACCAGAAATCCCAGGAAGCCAACCGCATCAAAGATGAATTTCTGGCGATGTTGTCTCACGAACTGCGATCGCCCCTGAACGCGATTATTGGCTGGCTTAGCCTTCTCCGCAGCCGCCAGTTTGATGCCGCCACGACGACTCGCGCCCTAGAAACGGTGGAACGCAACGCCAGGGCACAAGCCAGACTGGTTGAAGATTTGCTGGATGTGTCTAGAGTACTGCAAGGCAAACTCCGTCTCACCCTCCGTCCGCTGGATCTGCTGCCCGTGGTTGAAGCCGCGATCGATACCGTGCGCCCCACGGCGGAAGCAAAAAATATCCAGCTCCACGTCACTATAAACGCTCAGCCTGAGCAGATTTCGGGGGACTCAGAACGATTGCAGCAGGTCGTCTGGAATCTGCTCACCAATGCCGTAAAATTTACTCCGGCGGGCGGGCGGGTCGAGGTGCGACTAGAGCAGGTTGATGGTGCAGTCGATGAGTCGTGCACCCTTGCATCTGCCTATTCCCGTCACGTTCAAATTACCATCACGGATACCGGACAGGGCATCAAATCCGAATTTCTGCCCTATGTGTTCGATCGCTTCCGGCAGGCAGACAGTTCGATTACCCGGATGCATGGGGGGTTGGGGTTGGGCTTGGCGATCGTGCGGCATCTGGTGGATTTACACGGTGGCACTGTGACCGCCGATAGCGCAGGCGAAGGAAAGGGAGCGACCTTCATGGTAAAACTACCGCTGCTTGCTTCAAAGCGAGACTTGCAGCAGAGCAAACCCAATTCTCCTGAAATCGATCAGGCTGCCCCGTTTGGCTGTCCTGCTCAGTTGAATGGACTACGGGTTTTGATCGTGGATGATGATCAAGATGCTCGTATTCTGCTGCTCTCCATCCTGCAAGAGTGTGGAGCCGAAGTAATTGCCGCTGCATCGGCGAGCGAAGGACTGGCAGCCTTAACCAGCGCAGTCAAGCCCGTCCACTTACTGATTAGCGATATTGGAATGCCGGGGGAAGATGGCTATACGCTCTTAAAGCAAGTGCGGACGCTGAAGCCTGAGCAGGGTGGAACCATTCCAGCGATCGCAGTCACTGCTTACGCCAGAGAGGAAGACCGCCAAGCCGCTTTTTCAGTCGGGTTTCAAGATCACCTTGCTAAACCGATTAACCCAACCCAGCTAATTCAGCTCGTTGCCAACCTGATCAGGCAAACACAGGATTCAACCAAACTGAATGGAACGGCGACTCACGCTATGGGTCTTTAAGATCCCGTACTTGATCCTGACTAAGATTTGGGGGAATAACGTTACCCGACAAAAGACTGAATCAAGGTTCTATTAACTCGAATTCGTCGCGGCTGGGGTTGCTGGAGTATGCTTTAGTCCTGGTTTGCCTGGTGCTGTGTTCTTTTCTATTCGCAGCTTACCCTGAGCGTTTTTTGCCCCCTGCTCCGACTTTTAAAACATCCTCTCAGTTTTTGCGACCAACTGAAAAGAGTGCAAAAAGCGAGTTTCTGCACCCTAGCCTCCATGTCATGCTTTCTATCCAGGCATCGTGCCTATCCGAAGATCGGTAAGAAGTTAGTACTTAGACGAACTTGAAGTCTACATTGAGGTTGACATTCGTTGTATCCTGCACAATACCGATTCTCTCCTTGGTGCCATTCCACATATAGTAAATTTCGGTATCTGTAGCCCCGGAGCCGATGCCAGCGACGCTCTTGTATTCCAGCACGTACTCGCTCTTCGTACCTTTTACCTGAATCCAGTCCTCAACCTGATTCCAGTCCTGAATAACGGCATATCCGTCGCCCGGTTCAACATAGGAGACGCCCCAACTACCGCCCAGAATGAAGTGATCGCCGCCTGCTCCTCCTGTGAGGGTATCAAACTGAGAAACCGTATTAACGGTAGTACCGTAGCCGTTCAGGTAATCTACCTCGTTGCCGCCTACCAGCGTATCGTTGCCAAATCCACCAATTAAATTATCGCTACCGTAATCTCCGTAGAGCTGATCGTTTCCATCTCCGCCGTTCAGGTAATCGTTGCCCGTCCAGCCGTACAGCGTATCATCTCCTGTCCCGCCATCCAAAACATCAAATCCATCTCCGCCGCTCAGGTAGTCGTTGCCTGCATCTCCTCGCAGATAATCATTACCCAATCCGCCGATTAAGACATCATTACCCGTACCTGCATAAATCTGATCATTACCATTGCCACCATCCAGGTAGTCATCGCCAATTTCATCGTGGTAGCTTTCAAATCCGATAATATCGTCACCTTCTCCACCGTTCACATAGTCATTCCCCCAGCTGCCAATCAAAGCATCATTTCCTTGACCTCCATAGAGAGAATCGTTGCCGTAGTCACCGTAAACCCAATCATCACCTGATAAAGCATTAATCGTATCGTCTGCCGAAGTTCCGAAGATGGTGTCGTTTAAGTAGGTGGGATAGCTTGCCATAATTGTTTCTCCTTTGCTTTTAGGTTTCAGGGATTTGCCGAACGTCAGAGGCATTTCATCAGCGCCTTGTGTTCGTCCTGTTGACCTATCGGCGGGAGCAGGAGGCGTTATGCAACACTTTACATAAGTTCATACTTTTCTTTTCGTGCAAGGAGTTGGGTCGATCGCCAGAGTCACTTTTTACCGATTTGCATATTTTTTCTGGCTGGCTCTGACCAGTTTGTAGCAGCTCAACCGCTGCTCTGGAAGTATGCTTTAATCTGCCGTTCCAGGAGAAAATAATGGCTTTTGATCCAGCCAGACCGAAAAACCAATCCACCGATCGCGTTCTAGCGCAGTCAAAATCTCAACGAATACAGCAGCTCATCTATCCAAAGTTTTAAGGGGGTTATAAAAGGGATTTCCCGAAATTAGAGAGAATAGAAAAATCGGCGGACAGTCCCGATCGGGGCGTATGTCAAACTAGCTTTGGCTAATGAGTTAGCAGACGACCAGCGTATTTTCCATCTGTCCTGCTCGACCGTACTGCTCGACCGTACTGCTCGGCTATATTACCCAACTCAAGACCTGTCTTGAATTTATGGAAAGAAAACCTATGAAAAGAAGCGTTAAACCTGCTGTTGTACTATTCCTCACTGCATTTTCCCTGGCGGTATTTCCCCTGGCTGCCACCGGATTATCCCAGAATAGCCCCCCGCCGAATGCCCCCCGGACGAATGCCCCCCGGACGAATGCCCCACAATTGTCGAGTTCTCGGCAGAGTGCTATTCGCTTTGTGCCTGGTGCCAATCGAAGTGCACCCCGAACAGGTCGATCGCGTGGGGGGGCAAGTCGGGGTAATTGTCCAGAAACATCGCAGACGCTAATGGCATTGGTTCCCGCTGGAAATGCCAATCAGCAGGCGGTGCCGCCAGACCTGACCGTGTCCGATCGCCCAACCTTCTGGTTTTATGTGCCCTACTCCCTTTCCGCAGAGCGCCCGGCAGAATTTGCGCTGCTTGATGAGATGGGCGAATATGTCTACCAAACCCGAATTACTAGTGAAACAGCTTCCGGTGGAATTCTTCGTATTCAGATTCCGGAAGACATCCCTGCACTGGAGGCAGGCAAAACTTATAGCTGGACGTTTCAAGTGCTTTGTGAGGGCAGCAATCCGATCGACCTTTGGGGCAGCCTGGAGCGCATTGCGCTGAACTCTAACCAACAGACCCGGCTTCAGCAGCTATCAACCCCGGCGGATCGGGCGGCTTTCTATGCCGAAAACGGCATCTGGTACGATGCACTCGGAATTGTGGCAGACCTGTATCATGCCGATCGCACCGATCCAGTCAGGGCAGCAAATTGGGAAAGCCTGCTTCGATCGGTAGGCTTAGCATCTGTGGCTGCTGAACGGCTGCTGAACTCATATCCTCGTCTGTAGGCTAGCGAGATCGATCGCTTTGTTCTAACCCGATTTTTTTCCTAATTTTTCCCTCATCTGATTCTATAGATTGTCGAGTCTCTAAACAGCTCCGATCGCCAGGAGGAAACCTGTGAGTAGGCTGGTTGTTCTAAAAATTAGCGCAGGCAATTTTGAGCAGGGATTTCCAGTAACGCTGCAAATTGGCGAAGAAAGTACGGATGCGATCGGGCAACTTATTTACCTGCCGTTTGCCGAGAGGAATGGGAAATTTCCTGCCAATCCTGACTTGCAGATGCTTTATCAGCAGTGGCAGGCAAGCTATCGACAGATTGGCACCGTTCTACGCCTGAATGCGCCCAAACAGCAAAAGACCAATATTTCTGTGACGCAGGACTGTCAGCAGGCGGCAGAAGCGTTTTTGGCTGCGTTCAATCAATGGCTGCGATCGGAGGAAATGCGATCGATTCGGGAGAAATGGCTGGAGCAGTTGCAGCTTCAGGATCAAATCCGGATCATTCTGCAAACCGAAGATGATGTGCTTCAGCATTTTCCCTGGCACCAGTGGGAGCTGATTGAGCGATATCCCCACGCCGAGCTTGCCCTCAGTGCCCCCAGCTTCGAGCGGATTGCACGCCCATTGGCGTTAGACCAACCCACGCCGGGCAAAGTAAAAGTTCTGGCAATTTTGGGAAACAGTGAAGGGATCAATGTCCAGGCGGATCGCGCCCTGCTCGAACAGCTTCCCGATACGGAAATTTGCTTTCTGGTAGAACCCGATCGACAAACGCTAAACGAATGGCTGTGGCATCACGGCTGGGATATTTTGTTCTTTGCAGGACATAGCAGCAGCGATACCGCACAGGGAGCCGGAGAAATACAGCTGAACTCAACCGATCGTCTGACTGTTCCCCAGCTCAAATATGCGCTAAAAAATTCCGTACAGCAGGGATTGCAGCTAGCCATTTTTAACTCCTGCGATGGTTTGGGGCTGGCTCGCGATCTGGCAGAACTGCACATTCCGCAGGTTGTAGTAATGCGTGAACCCATTCCCGATCCGGTCGCGCAGAATTTTTTGCGGCATTTCCTGACGGATTTCGCCCAGGGCAATTCCTTCTACCTGGCAGTGCGATCGGCAAGGGAAACGCTACAAGGACTGGAAGATCAGTTCCCCTGTGCTACCTGGCTGCCCATGATTTGTCAGAACCCTACGGCATGTCCTCCCACCTGGCAGCATTTAACCGGACGATCTGCGGCGACACCTCTGCTGGAGTCCGAACCTGCATCACCTGCTGTCCAGCCAAATTTTAGCCCTAGAGAATTTTGGCAGCGATCGCTTCAGCCCAGGGTGGGGGCAATGGTGCGGGCAGGTCTTGTGAGCCTCTGCGTTGCGGCAGGTGTAATGGGTCTGCGATCGATCGGGCAACTGCAATCGGCGGAGCTGTTTGCCTTCGATCAGTTCCTGCGGCTGCGTCCGGTTGAACCCTTAGACAGTCGGCTGCTGATTGTGACGATCGATGATGCCGAGCGACAGCAGTATGGCGCAGACCTACCGGAACTGGGCAGAATTTCTCTCTCCGATCGCTATCTGGGCGAACTCCTGCAAAACCTGACAGCGGCTCAGCCGCGACTCATTGGGGTAGATCTCTATCGGGATTATCCGGTGAACGGTCGCGAGAATGATTTAGTGAATCAGTTCCGACAAAATAATCAAATTATTGGCGTTTGCAAAGCGCGATTTGCCGAAGGAGACAGTATTGCCCCGCCGCCCGATATGCCGATCGATCGCGTCGGGTTCAGCGATTTTGTGCATGATGCGGATGGAGTGCTGCGCCGTCACCTGCTTTCGATGACGCCAGAGTTAATCGATCCGGGAATTCCCTGCACCCCACCCTATGCCTTTAGTCTACAGCTTGCCTCGCGCTATCTTGAGGCTGAACAGGTCGGATCGAATCTCAGTTTGAATGCGCCGTTACAGTCTGGCAATCCTGCAATTCGGCTGCTCCAGCCTGCCAGCGGCGGTTACTGGAATGCAGATACTCTGGGAGCGCAGATTTTGCTGAACTATCGGATGGGAGAACTGGCTCCTAAAGTGTCGCTGACGCAGGTGCTATCGGGGCAGGTAAACCCGGAAGCGATCAAAGATCGCATTGTTCTAATTGGGGTAACGGCAAGCGAAACGGACGATTTCTGGCAAACGCCGATCGATCCCCAGATGCCGGGAGTGTTGGTTCAGGCACACATGGTCAGTCAGCTTCTCAGCGCTGTACAGGAGGGTCGTTCCTTGCTTTGGGTCTGGTCGGAGGAAATAGAGTGGCTTTGGATTGCAGCCTGGGCGATCGGGGGCGGCATCATTGCCATTTCGATCAAGTCTCCCCTGCGTTTGGCGGGCGCGATCGTCGGGGTGGGTGGAATTCTGGTCATCCTGTGTTGGGGGACAATGCTTCAGGCAGGTTGGATTCCCCTGATTCCTGCCGGGATGGCGTTTGTCGTGAGCAGCGGCACGGTTGCAGTTTGGCAACGGTCAACCAGGGCATTGATGCGAGAGCATTTGCGGTGATGTGTTCGCTCCCTGAGCCACTAATTGGATTTCGCCGCGATCGTCCATCTGGATTTCCTGAGCCTCAATAATTTCTGTTTGGGAATAAGGGCGAACTGCGATCGAGGACTGCGCTTCAGCGGTTCGGCGGGTGACGGAATTGCGGGAGAACTCTGGCGATGCGGCTAGCTCTTCCGGTAGCGTTGCCCAGCGAGTGATCACGGATTCAGAGGTGGCAGGATCGGTGGGACTGGGGGGCAAGCCTCCGCGCCCGGTAATCACAAAGGTACTTTGCGGATCATCAGGGTTCGCTGGGCGGCAGGTTTGGGCAATCAGGCGAGACGTATCGGTCAGCTGCTCCGGCAACGCCAATAAACCGCGAGTCGGATCGAATTCTGGAGAGCTGAGGGTAATGGTGCCACTGATGCCCTGCTCGGAACTGGCAGTGATGCCGCTACGCGGGGAAGTCGGACGATCCTGCTGAACCAATCCCACAATGTCCGCCGTGATGTCTACATTTCCCCCGTTTCCCTGACCCGCATCCGCCGAAATATCATTGTCGCCTGTCGGTTGCGCCACAATATAGCGAGATTGAATTCCGATCGCGCCCCCGTTACCTCCGCCTGTCTCGATCCCGGCTCTGGTTGTGATCTGACTACCGCCTTGCAGCGTTAATAAATTTGCATCCTGTAAATCGATCGTGGCGCTGCGGCGTCCTCCCGATTCAGTTCGGGCATTGAGTTGGGCGTTATTGCTGAGCGACACCAGCCGGGTGCGGATGCTTAACTGTCCGGCTCCAGTTGCGGCAGGGTTAATGCTGCTGGTTGCAACGACTGCACCATCCTCCACTCGCAAGCGACCTGTTTCAATTTGAATATTGCCACTGCTGCCCGTAGCGCCCCGCACTTCTCGAAATCCTGATCCAGGAAATCCACCAGAAATGGCAGTAATTCCCGTCGGGATTAAATTTGCAGGTGCCTGTCCATTCAACTCAATAAAATCCGCAACGCGGACGATAATATTCCCGGCATTGCCGCTGCCAAAGGTATTGGTTTGTAGAACGGCTCCATCGCTGAGTCGCAGGCGATCGGCTTCCACGCGCAACTGTCTGCCATTGCCAGTCGAACCCGGTGCTGCCCCCGAAAATAGCCCACTGGGATAGGGTAAACGACCATCCTTCAGCGAGGATAGAAACGGAGAGCCCTCGTCGTCCAGGGCAATTCCCGTTAGCTCGATTTCGCTGGCTCGTAC from Leptolyngbya ohadii IS1 encodes the following:
- a CDS encoding CHASE2 domain-containing protein, with the protein product MSRLVVLKISAGNFEQGFPVTLQIGEESTDAIGQLIYLPFAERNGKFPANPDLQMLYQQWQASYRQIGTVLRLNAPKQQKTNISVTQDCQQAAEAFLAAFNQWLRSEEMRSIREKWLEQLQLQDQIRIILQTEDDVLQHFPWHQWELIERYPHAELALSAPSFERIARPLALDQPTPGKVKVLAILGNSEGINVQADRALLEQLPDTEICFLVEPDRQTLNEWLWHHGWDILFFAGHSSSDTAQGAGEIQLNSTDRLTVPQLKYALKNSVQQGLQLAIFNSCDGLGLARDLAELHIPQVVVMREPIPDPVAQNFLRHFLTDFAQGNSFYLAVRSARETLQGLEDQFPCATWLPMICQNPTACPPTWQHLTGRSAATPLLESEPASPAVQPNFSPREFWQRSLQPRVGAMVRAGLVSLCVAAGVMGLRSIGQLQSAELFAFDQFLRLRPVEPLDSRLLIVTIDDAERQQYGADLPELGRISLSDRYLGELLQNLTAAQPRLIGVDLYRDYPVNGRENDLVNQFRQNNQIIGVCKARFAEGDSIAPPPDMPIDRVGFSDFVHDADGVLRRHLLSMTPELIDPGIPCTPPYAFSLQLASRYLEAEQVGSNLSLNAPLQSGNPAIRLLQPASGGYWNADTLGAQILLNYRMGELAPKVSLTQVLSGQVNPEAIKDRIVLIGVTASETDDFWQTPIDPQMPGVLVQAHMVSQLLSAVQEGRSLLWVWSEEIEWLWIAAWAIGGGIIAISIKSPLRLAGAIVGVGGILVILCWGTMLQAGWIPLIPAGMAFVVSSGTVAVWQRSTRALMREHLR